In Rhineura floridana isolate rRhiFlo1 chromosome 6, rRhiFlo1.hap2, whole genome shotgun sequence, one genomic interval encodes:
- the C6H1orf52 gene encoding UPF0690 protein C1orf52 homolog produces the protein MLWEKPVSCAIGVRIQYGVAALKNEELGGGSSVLSHTRHSAGTFRLAHLRFRGAGVSAAPVPAMAAAEGKDPLGFFAAYGGSDDSSSGGSDSEGEETPGSGREAKLSSQHPQRETPEERPRLPGPDELFRSVNRPAFLYNPLHKEIDWESRVVRAPEEPPKEFKAWTTHAVPPPETYSVKETKPPPPPELDMAIKWSNMYEDNGDDAPRHTNKVNFLPAAEEEQEQVESDDEKDEPVSFKKRKLDPEEQMKKKQQQ, from the exons ATGTTGTGGGAGAAGCCTGTCTCTTGTGCCATCGGTGTTAGAATACAGTATGGGGTGGCTGCTTTGAAAAATGAAG AACTGGGTGGTGGGAGTAGTGTGCTTTCCCACACACGCCACAGCGCCGGAACCTTCCGCCTTGCGCATCTCCGTTTCCGTGGGGCTGGTGTCTCGGCTGCACCAGTCCCTGCCATGGCAGCGGCGGAGGGGAAGGACCCGCTGGGGTTTTTCGCTGCATACGGCGGCAGCGACGACAGCTCGAGTGGAGGTTCGGATTCCGAAGGCGAAGAAACGCCTGGCTCAGGGCGGGAGGCCAAACTATCGTCGCAACATCCGCAGCGGGAGACCCCTGAGGAGAGGCCGCGCTTGCCCGGGCCCGACGAGCTTTTCCGCAGTGTTAACCGGCCGGCCTTTCTCTATAACCCTCTGCACAAGGAGATCGATTGGGAAAGTCGGGTCGTGCGAGCTCCTGAGGAG CCTCCAAAGGAGTTCAAGGCATGGACTACACATGCTGTGCCACCCCCTGAGACTTACAGTGTCAAAGAAACAAAGCCACCGCCGCCTCCTGAGCTTGATATGGCAATCAAATGGTCTAATATGTATGAAGATAATGGTGATGATGCTCCAAGGCACACAAACAAAGTTAACTTCTtaccagcagcagaagaggagcAAGAGCAAGTAGAATCAG ATGATGAAAAAGATGAACCAGTTTCATTTAAGAAACGCAAGCTAGACCCTGAGGAGCAGATGAAGAAGAAGCAACAGCAATGA
- the BCL10 gene encoding B-cell lymphoma/leukemia 10, which yields MADSGFPAPGRALTDDEMAEVKKEVLERLRRYLCDKIIAERHFDYLRSKKILSREDTEEISCRTSSRKKAGKLLDYLAEHPKGLDALIESIRCERTQNFLLEKITDAVLKAKNEKLESLKGLSCSNCMASICEQSNNLSRSQSNESNFFEQQKDRETTYLHPEEYSTSAFVSATSLHSMNLPITEVGNTENSVFSATLPGPGDSGAPSLPPQLQNEQEEISTTSNDSPFLPLRSRSLLP from the exons ATGGCGGACTCTGGGTTCCCGGCTCCCGGGCGGGCGCTCACCGACGACGAAATGGCGGAGGTGAAAAAGGAA GTTTTAGAACGATTGCGTCGTTATCTGTGTGACAAAATAATTGCAGAAAGACATTTTGATTATCTACGTTCAAAAAAAATACTTAGCAGGGAGGACACTGAAGAAATCTCTTGTCGAACCTCAAGTAGGAAAAAAGCTGGGAAGCTGCTGGATTACTTGGCGGAGCATCCAAAAGGACTAGATGCACTAATAGAATCCATTAGATGCGAAAGAACACAGAACTTCCTGTTAGAAAAGATAACTGATGCTGTCTTGAAggcaaaaaatgaaaaactggaaAGCCTTAAAG GACTGAGCTGTAGCAACTGCATGGCTTCAATATGTGAGCAATCAAACAATCTCTCTAGGTCACAGTCAAATGAATCTAATTTCTTTGAGCAACAAAAAGACAGAGAAACCACCTACCTTCATCCAGAAGAGTATAGTACATCTGCTTTTGTATCTGCTACTTCTCTTCATTCAATGAATTTACCTATTACGGAAGTTGGAAATACGGAAAACTCTGTTTTCTCAGCTACACTTCCTGGACCTGGAGATTCTGGAGCACCATCTCTTCCACCACAATTGCAAAATGAACAAGAGGAAATAAGTACCACTTCAAATGACAGTCCCTTCCTGCCTTTAAGATCCCGCTCTCTTCTTCCATAG